The genomic stretch CGTCCGACAATCTCAACAGTCACCCCTGTCCCTATCGCAAACTCAATCTGACTAGCAGTTGATCGAGAATCGGGCGATGCTGTTGCCGGATGAGAGATCTTGTCAGGCTCATTGTTTGGATGGTCGTAGATCAGTTTCGGTCGTGGGCAGCGCTCGAGGCGGAAATTCTGACGTTGCGGTAGCAGATAAACGTTCTGCGGCGAACCGCTCCTAAGAAACAAACCTTCAGCTCCATCGACCGATTGATTTTTGTTTGCCTCTATCGGCTTGGCGTTCGCCATGCGTTGGCGATTGTTAAGCCGGAAACCGTTGTGCCTGTCGAAATCAAATCCGGACATATTGGTGGTGCAGCCCGCCGAGAATTGGGCGGCAAAGAATCTGCCCAGCCCGTTCGACGGCGCGCGAGAACGGCGCATCCTTCTCCAAGGAGAGATGCGTGCGCGTGCCATTGTAATATTTCATGTATGACACCAGCAGGTGACGGAGGTGGCACTCGCCGAGCACGACAACGTGGTCAAGGCATTCCCGTCGGATCGAACCGATCAGGCGTTCGGCGTATCCGTTTTGCCATGGGGAACGCGGCGATGTCGGCTGATCGCGAATGCCCATTGATCGAATCCGTCGGATGAAAACTTCACCATACGCGCCATCCCGATCGCGGATTAGATAGCGGGGAAGCTGCTCCCATCCGCAGGCTTCTGTTATCTGGTTTGCGATCCATTCCGCGGTCGGATGCGTCGTTACTCCGAACCATATGACCTGTCGTCTGCCATGCCCCATGATCAACAAACCATAGAGCAGACGGAACGAGATTGTCGGCACGACGAACAGATCGATCGCGGCGATACCGTCGGCATGATTGCGGAGGAACGTCCTCCACCCTTGGGACGGCGGACCTCTCCGCTTGGCCATATATTTAGCCACGCTCGTCTGTCCGATCGCGATGTCGAGCTTGAGTAGCTCTCCATGGATCCGGGGCGCTCCCCACAGAGGATTGGCAATGCTCATCTCGCGGATCAGTCTGCGTATTTCCAGCGGAACTGGTGGCCGGCCACCACGAGGTCGCGACTTCCAGCGCCAGTACAAACGGAAACCCGCACGGTGCCATTTGACTACGGTCCCGGGCCTAACAATCGCAAGCGCATCAAGAACGCGAGGGAAGAGACGATAGAGACCAACGAACACCAATCGGTCGATGGCACCGAAAGGTTTGTTTCTTGGGGGCGGTTCGTCGCAGAACAATGATCTGCTGCCGCAACGTTAAAATCTCTGCCTCGATCGCTGCCCGCGACCGAAACAGATCGACAACCGCCCAGACAATGAGCCTGACAAGATCTCTCATTACAGATCAGCATCGCCCGATTCTCGGTCAACCGCCAGCCAATAGGTTTGCGACAGGGACACCAACCAGAGGCCGGATACATTGATGCAAGACCGCATCTGCCAGGTTGACGAAACCTCTTGCAACGCGCGGCCGGACCATACATAGGGTCAAAAACGGTCCTGACGCCCTTAAAATGGGATGTCTGTTTTTCTCCCGAAAGCAGACATCGGTCAGCGGCGCTGCCGATTGCGATGTCATCGTCTACTACGGTCGAGCGAAGCTCACTGACAAGCACCTCGCCTCCAAGATCCATTGCGTTAACAGCGAGATTTTCGCATGGCTGGAGCGCCGTGAGCAACGGCGTAAGGGGAAGCAGCCACCGTCACGTTGCAGAGCGATAGATAATCCAGATTACGACGAGAGCCGCCAGAACGAGTATCCAATTGGAAATTTGGGTACCCGCTATCGATGTTTTCCGGCTAAACCATTCCATGGCCTTCCTCCCAGCTAAGACCGCCTCACTTGGGCGGCCTCCCACGCCTTCAACACCCCGACGATATCACCGATTTCCCAAAGCCGCTCGGTTACCGTTGCGGCCATGGCCTCGCATTCTGGCCACACGCAAAAAGCCGCCAAGGTCTCCCTCGACGGCTCGTGCCGTTTCGTTTGCGTAGAGGTACTGTGTCGAGCGGTGCTCGAACGCAGCCCGTGCTCGCTCTTATTTGGACGCACGCGACCTTCAATGAGGCCGGTGGGTGCGTTGCCAGTGTGTCGGGCCAACGATCCCCGATTCCTATGACATGTGACTGGCGGCGATGCTCTTCAAGCCAGCACTGCTGTCCCATTCGATGAAATGGCAAAAGCAGGTTTTCAATTGAGCGCCCTTCGATCATCATCAGCGATCAAGGTCAGCAACTGATTCACCACAACGCCCGAGGGCAAAGCTCTCAAAGAGCAGTATCAGGGGCAAGCGAGAGCACAGTGGAAAGGGAAGCCCTTTGAGGGCGAGATAGATCGACGTTAGTTCGCCAGCTTGATGCGATCATTGACACCCCACCTAGCGGTGACCCTGACACTTCCGTACCGGTGGAGGAGCCGTCCACAGCATCAGAAACGGGCCTCGGACCATCAATTCCGTTGAACAGGATACTGCCTAGTTTCCCTGATAATCATGGGCGGGTAGAGTAGCGATTGAGTTTTTACAGCGGCCGCGCACATGAAACAAATTCTTCTCTCGATTACATTGCTGGTGGGCTTGTCTGGCCTGGCATTCGGGCAGACGACGCCCGCGTTGGAGATCGCGCCGGGCGGGAAGCTGCGCGTTGGCACGATTGCCATCACGGTGATCGGTGGCGTGGCCGAGCCCGTCGCGAGGTTCATCGGACAGAAGCTCGGCGCGGCCGTTGAACCGGTGATGTATCCGAACCCCGAGGCCTATCTACAAAGCTTCGGCAAGGGCGAATGGGACATCGTCATCGCGGCACGCGTCCTTGTTCCCGCGGACAAGGCCGATTCCATTGCGGACCTTTGGGTCATCAGCCTTGTCTATGTCGCCGCACCGGGAAAGGAATTTCCCGATATCGCCTCCGTCGACAAGGCAGGTGTGAAGATTGGCGTCATCCGCGGCGCTCCCTCCGACCGCGTGTTGACGCGGGAGATCAAGGCCGCCGAGATCGTCCGCATCCCGCTAAGCCCGACCATTGCGGCTGACGCAGCGGACCTGCTGCGCTCCCACAAGGCGGACGTCTTTGGGGCGGACTCTGGCGTTGGGTATCCTGTCGCCGAGGCGTTGCCTGGCGCCACGATCGTGCCGGGCGCCTTTGCGATGGTTCGCGTGGCAGCCGCGCTGCCGAAAGGCCGCTCTGCCGCAGCGCAGGCCGCGCTCGCGACAATTCTAGACGAAGCAAAGCAGAGCGGCGTGGTGCAGAAGGCAATCGACGCGAAGGGCCTCAAGGGCGTGAATGTCGCGACGAAATAGAGAGACGCAACGAGGCCAACGAGCCAATCGAGCCCTTTGATGAAATGTTGCCGCGGGGCTGAGTGTGTTACTCGCGGCGAAGTCCGCTGTGGGTGTGCGCCGTGAAAAGGCGGCGCTTTCCAGTGGGTGCAAGCCCCACCCGGCAACCGCTCCAGCCGGAAGCAATCGGGGCAGTCATGGAGGTAACGAAGTGGCTGAAGCCTTCAATTAGCGTGTCACGAATTGGTGACAGCGCGAGTGTGCAGGCCGTAACGCGAGTGAACGCCGAGCAAGCCTCGAAAAGGACAATGCGCAGGCCGACCCGACGACCCTTTCGGGGAAGGCTGATACGACTGGGTGAAGTGAGCGAAGCAGTACGCCCAGACGCTGCGCCGGGGTAGTGGCGACAGCATGTACACAAGGAAAGCGTACGAAACACGGGAAGCCCCAAAGCGTGGTCAGCGAGGACCAACCGGAAGCCCGTGAGGGACAGGCCGGGCGCCTTGGGGTGGCGGAGAGGTTCGTAGTACCGCTAAAGCCGGGTAACTCCGGTGGAGGGAAGGGACCTCAGTTCAAGACAGACGCAATACGTGGCGAAGGACCTGGAGATTGGGCAACCTATCAACTCCGAGGAGTGTTCAGAAACTGCAGACGGCGTTGCACGCGAAAGCGAAGGCGTGAAGTCTTGTCCGAGAGCCGGATGCGGGAGATCTGCCTGTCCGGTTCGATGAGCGGGATGTGGAAACGGAGTCACGGCTGAACCACTAAGGCACCGCCAGACGAAAGAGGCGGCAACAGATATGTTCTACCTAAAGCCACCGCGCCACATCTCGACTCTACCAAAAGCTGAAAAGCTCAACGGGAGCATATGTTTTCCGCTCTGCCCCCAACAACGGACATAGGGCGGCCACGGCGGCATGACCGAAAAGTGCCATCAACGGAAGTGCTCAGCGAGAATTCTGCCCGATTGCGACATATGCCACCTGCGAGAAAATGGACCTGCCACCATCGAGCATCGTTTGGCGTCGACAAGGTCATGGTCTTACGCGACCGATGAGATGACCGCTTGGCCCAACGCATGTCTGCTGATAAATTAAATAAGGGCTAAGCGGACTCGACACGGATGTCGCTTCTGGTCAGTTCATGACCCGCCGAAGAAATCGGTAAGCCGCAACTTTGTTTTCTACGCTGCCCATCTCACCCGCACGTAAGAGCCCGGCGCGTCTTCGATAATCGTGAGCTTGCCACCGCCAGGTTCACGCGCAGGAACGCGGCCCGAGTCGAGTTGCGTTACCCATTCGTCCCAGACCGGCCACCACGACCCCAGATGAGGCGTAGCGCCAGCGAACCATTCGTCAGGGCTCGGCGGTAAATTGTCGTTCGCCCAGTGGTCACACTTGCTGCCTGGCGCGCTGATCACGCCAGCCATATGGCCCGAAGCCGACAAGACGAATTTGACCGGCCCGGAATACAAGCGGGTCGCCGCATAGGTCGATTTCCATGGCGCAATGTGGTCTTCGCGCGTAGACAGGATGAAGGTCGGCGTCTTAATTGTCGACAGATCGATCGGCGTACCGGCGAGGCTGATCCCACCAGACCTTGCCAAGAGATTCTGCTGATACATCTTACGCAGATAGAACGAATGCATTGCCGCTGGCATCCGTGTCGAATCGGAATTCCAAAACAAAAGGTCAAAGGGCATTTGTTCCTTACCGAGCAGGTAATTGTCGACGACGAAAGACCAAATCAGGTCATTCGCGCGCAACATATTGAACGCCGTCACCATATCTTGAGCTTCCAGATACCCGCGCTCCTGCATCCGTCTTTCGAGAGAAACTAATTGCTCTTCGTCGATGAAGACGGCCATGTCACCCACGTCGGTAAAATCGACGAGCGTCGCGAAATAAGTGGCACTTGCGATACGGTCGTCGCCCTTCGCGGCCAAATATGCAGCCGTTGAGGCGAGTAGAGTCCCGCCGAGGCAATATCCAATCGTGTTGACGTTGCGCTCTCCGGTCGCTGACTCGATCGCAGCTAGCGCCGCTAAAGGTCCCTCGAGCATATAATTTTCAAAGCTTTTTTCAGCGAGCTTCTGATCGGGATTTACCCAGGAGATAACGAATAGCGTGTGGCCTTGATCGACCGCCCATTTAATGAAGGAATTCTTCGGCTGTAGATCGAGAACATAAAACTTGTTGATCCACGGCGGCACGATGAGCAGTGGCCGCCTTCGGACTTCTTGCGTCGATGGCCTGTATTGAATCAATTGCATGAGCTCGTTCTGGTAGACGATTTTTCCTGGAGTCGTTGCGATGTTTTCGCTGAGGCGGAAAGCCTTCAGGTCCGTCATCGTAATCGAAAGCCGACCATTGCCGCGTTCCAGATCGACGAGAAGATTCTCCAAGCCACGTAGCAGGTTCTGCCCGCCAGACTGTAGGGTTGCGGTGAGGACCTCCGGATTTGTTGCGACGAAATTGGAAGGCGACAAAGCATCGACGAATTGGCGAGTGTAGAAATCGACCTTGCGAGCGGTGGCGTCGTCCATGCCTTTGACTTCGCGGACTGCCGAAAGAATCGACTTCGTAGCAACGAGATAGCTCTCTTTCACAAAGCTGAAGATGACATTCTCGCTCCATTCCGGATGCTTGAAGCGTTTATCTTTCGGCGCATCGGCTTCGTGTGCACGCAGCATGAGCATGCGTTGGGCGGCTTTTTGCCAAACTCTCAAAGTGTCGTTAAATAGATCGATCTGAGCGCTCGCGACCACCGCCGGGTTGATCATCATCTTCGTCATGAGCTCGAAAAAATCGAACCCGAGGCTCGCCGTGTCACCAATGCCAAGCTTGATCGCGGCCGGCTGATTAGACAGGAAACGTTGCATCAATGT from Bradyrhizobium sp. Ash2021 encodes the following:
- a CDS encoding integrase core domain-containing protein — translated: MFCDEPPPRNKPFGAIDRLVFVGLYRLFPRVLDALAIVRPGTVVKWHRAGFRLYWRWKSRPRGGRPPVPLEIRRLIREMSIANPLWGAPRIHGELLKLDIAIGQTSVAKYMAKRRGPPSQGWRTFLRNHADGIAAIDLFVVPTISFRLLYGLLIMGHGRRQVIWFGVTTHPTAEWIANQITEACGWEQLPRYLIRDRDGAYGEVFIRRIRSMGIRDQPTSPRSPWQNGYAERLIGSIRRECLDHVVVLGECHLRHLLVSYMKYYNGTRTHLSLEKDAPFSRAVERAGQILCRPILGGLHHQYVRI
- a CDS encoding class I poly(R)-hydroxyalkanoic acid synthase, giving the protein MADKLMQPTWDPLVLAAQLQKIAKQSQTLMQRFLSNQPAAIKLGIGDTASLGFDFFELMTKMMINPAVVASAQIDLFNDTLRVWQKAAQRMLMLRAHEADAPKDKRFKHPEWSENVIFSFVKESYLVATKSILSAVREVKGMDDATARKVDFYTRQFVDALSPSNFVATNPEVLTATLQSGGQNLLRGLENLLVDLERGNGRLSITMTDLKAFRLSENIATTPGKIVYQNELMQLIQYRPSTQEVRRRPLLIVPPWINKFYVLDLQPKNSFIKWAVDQGHTLFVISWVNPDQKLAEKSFENYMLEGPLAALAAIESATGERNVNTIGYCLGGTLLASTAAYLAAKGDDRIASATYFATLVDFTDVGDMAVFIDEEQLVSLERRMQERGYLEAQDMVTAFNMLRANDLIWSFVVDNYLLGKEQMPFDLLFWNSDSTRMPAAMHSFYLRKMYQQNLLARSGGISLAGTPIDLSTIKTPTFILSTREDHIAPWKSTYAATRLYSGPVKFVLSASGHMAGVISAPGSKCDHWANDNLPPSPDEWFAGATPHLGSWWPVWDEWVTQLDSGRVPAREPGGGKLTIIEDAPGSYVRVRWAA
- a CDS encoding transporter substrate-binding domain-containing protein produces the protein MKQILLSITLLVGLSGLAFGQTTPALEIAPGGKLRVGTIAITVIGGVAEPVARFIGQKLGAAVEPVMYPNPEAYLQSFGKGEWDIVIAARVLVPADKADSIADLWVISLVYVAAPGKEFPDIASVDKAGVKIGVIRGAPSDRVLTREIKAAEIVRIPLSPTIAADAADLLRSHKADVFGADSGVGYPVAEALPGATIVPGAFAMVRVAAALPKGRSAAAQAALATILDEAKQSGVVQKAIDAKGLKGVNVATK